The Erigeron canadensis isolate Cc75 chromosome 4, C_canadensis_v1, whole genome shotgun sequence genome window below encodes:
- the LOC122595289 gene encoding uncharacterized protein LOC122595289, whose amino-acid sequence MDRKLRQTKIKYQNDIAPEWSSSNYNPPWNADSTQLTELFHGGFQTIRSLEKDVFITHLATPNFATYAQSMMKKETKTTTDELRLVKENLEKLLLNCDGKSRRGSTYTEKAFNFVVALYIQGKIGGGGRHSVV is encoded by the exons ATGGATAGAAAACTTAGGCAGACTAAGATCAAGTACCAAAATGATATTGCTCCAG AGTGGTCATCATCCAACTACAACCCACCATGGAATGCTGACAGTACGCAACTGACTGAACTCTTTCATGGCGGGTTCCAAACGATCAGGTCCCTTGAAAAGGATGTATTCATCACTCATCTAGCAACACCAAACTTTGCCACGTATGCTCAAAGTATGATGAAGAAGGAGACTAAAACAACAACTGATGAACTGCGACTCGTCAAAGAGAATTTAGAGAAGTTGCTTTTGAACTGTGATGGAAAGAGCAGACGAGGGAGTACATATACCGAGAAGGCCTTTAATTTTGTCGTAGCACTATATATccag ggaAAAATTGGTGGAGGTGGCCGGCATTCGGTGGTCTAG